The following coding sequences lie in one Treponema sp. OMZ 790 genomic window:
- a CDS encoding peptidyl-prolyl cis-trans isomerase — MASSKKIAASVGGIIVFVLGVIAFVVAPMVTDRASQGFTVVGKWGNVRIDNGPSSPFIDQYHFLANYVERQKMEPEDAQMRESFWQQISYLAFRAAVVQVAMEDEVINAGYRVPQFRINKDLINYYLDENGVYSETRYQQTPETTRVAYRKEIEKYIKDNRYIEDLFGNGIGYGLKTSSKETAFIVDMAKKERSFRYVVFNLNLYPSSEIIKYGKEHSDLFTTYDLSLLSYPTEEEAKKMLVSLKNGDVSFEDAVILNATKTLTDDNGKITSNYRNDINRYFPDNEHLKSVLALKPSELSPVVSMQNGMFGIVRCNAEPSLPDFESEILISNIRTYMTRNEKGLLEDYVLQTAGKFAEKARTSGFEKAAEDFKEAALTIETSNSFGINYGNASSLPPLPVQGIFAALEKNESFFKKAFRLKKGEISEPILAGSQIAVLTLEEEKEIDEYTLDRTKTDYQNQAGAWFPYYHIAAIMRMQGMNYPLPIAHKTFMDYIFSNSKFQDNFGNLFK; from the coding sequence ATGGCTAGTTCAAAAAAGATTGCTGCTTCCGTAGGGGGCATTATTGTTTTTGTTTTGGGTGTAATCGCCTTTGTTGTGGCTCCTATGGTAACGGACCGTGCTTCTCAAGGTTTTACCGTAGTCGGAAAATGGGGTAATGTCAGAATCGATAACGGTCCATCATCTCCTTTTATTGATCAGTATCACTTTTTGGCTAATTATGTTGAGCGCCAAAAAATGGAGCCCGAAGATGCACAAATGAGAGAATCCTTCTGGCAGCAAATTTCCTATTTGGCTTTTAGAGCAGCTGTTGTACAGGTTGCTATGGAAGATGAGGTTATAAATGCCGGATATAGGGTTCCGCAGTTCCGCATAAACAAGGATTTAATAAACTATTACTTGGATGAAAACGGTGTTTATTCCGAAACAAGATATCAGCAAACTCCCGAGACTACGAGAGTTGCCTACAGAAAAGAGATCGAAAAATATATTAAAGATAACAGATATATTGAAGACCTCTTCGGAAACGGAATAGGGTATGGACTTAAAACTTCTTCAAAAGAAACGGCCTTCATCGTCGATATGGCAAAAAAAGAAAGAAGTTTCAGATATGTTGTTTTTAATTTGAATTTATATCCTTCTTCCGAAATTATAAAATACGGAAAAGAACACAGCGATCTTTTTACAACTTATGATTTATCCTTATTGAGTTATCCTACCGAAGAAGAAGCAAAAAAGATGCTTGTCTCGCTTAAAAACGGAGATGTAAGTTTTGAAGATGCCGTCATTTTAAATGCAACAAAAACTCTTACTGATGATAACGGAAAAATTACTTCAAATTATAGAAACGACATAAATCGATATTTTCCCGACAATGAACACCTTAAATCTGTTTTGGCCTTAAAGCCTTCAGAATTGAGTCCCGTTGTTTCTATGCAAAACGGTATGTTCGGAATTGTAAGATGCAACGCCGAGCCTTCTCTTCCTGATTTTGAAAGTGAAATTCTTATTTCAAATATTAGAACTTACATGACTCGTAACGAGAAAGGCCTTCTTGAAGATTATGTTCTCCAGACTGCGGGTAAATTCGCGGAAAAAGCACGAACTTCAGGCTTTGAAAAAGCTGCCGAAGATTTTAAAGAAGCAGCTTTAACAATTGAAACTTCAAACAGCTTTGGAATAAATTATGGAAATGCAAGCTCTCTTCCGCCTCTTCCCGTTCAGGGTATTTTTGCAGCTCTTGAAAAAAATGAATCTTTTTTTAAAAAGGCTTTCAGACTAAAGAAAGGAGAAATTTCAGAGCCGATTCTTGCAGGTTCTCAAATTGCCGTTTTGACTCTTGAAGAAGAAAAAGAAATTGATGAATATACTCTTGACCGAACCAAAACCGATTATCAAAATCAGGCAGGTGCTTGGTTCCCTTATTATCACATAGCAGCTATTATGAGAATGCAGGGTATGAATTATCCTCTTCCGATTGCTCATAAAACCTTTATGGATTATATTTTTTCGAATTCCAAATTCCAAGATAATTTTGGGAACTTATTTAAATAA